A single genomic interval of uncultured Sunxiuqinia sp. harbors:
- a CDS encoding DUF2293 domain-containing protein, with the protein MSLQEIEIVSPGKKGQLINEYGEPVIPPKGWTFLPAGDAGITRKVTAQGKYWRVQVKKGRRTTSKGVWAPAATIASAKEMVTAVRQTDSYQKKRKSEIIRREKKQVIYQGEFFEAVVRYLNFHSTYREVEQKMAQAITDHATPVGSGTVARTQRIPVEERAARAVIAWMRHRTTAYDNMKIARIKGERRAVRRDLAQRSVLLLNSYRKGQIISTDCPLWNAIHRNK; encoded by the coding sequence ATGAGTCTGCAAGAAATAGAGATTGTAAGTCCGGGAAAAAAAGGACAACTAATAAACGAATATGGCGAGCCTGTTATTCCTCCTAAAGGTTGGACTTTTTTGCCGGCAGGCGATGCCGGAATTACCCGCAAAGTAACTGCACAAGGAAAGTACTGGCGGGTTCAGGTAAAGAAAGGCCGACGGACAACGTCGAAAGGAGTATGGGCGCCGGCAGCTACAATTGCAAGTGCAAAGGAAATGGTTACTGCTGTCCGACAAACAGATAGTTATCAGAAGAAGAGGAAGTCGGAAATTATTCGTCGTGAGAAAAAGCAAGTGATTTACCAAGGTGAATTTTTTGAAGCCGTGGTTCGCTATCTTAATTTTCATTCAACTTACCGGGAAGTAGAACAAAAAATGGCTCAGGCTATTACTGATCATGCGACTCCGGTTGGCAGTGGCACCGTTGCCCGCACGCAGCGCATTCCGGTGGAAGAGCGTGCAGCACGCGCTGTTATTGCATGGATGCGCCATCGAACGACAGCTTATGACAACATGAAAATTGCCCGCATAAAAGGGGAGCGACGTGCAGTGCGACGAGATCTTGCTCAGCGGTCAGTTCTGTTGCTTAATAGTTATCGGAAGGGGCAGATAATTTCAACAGATTGTCCGCTATGGAACGCCATTCATCGAAATAAATAA
- a CDS encoding YchJ family metal-binding protein produces MNRLCLCGSKKEISTCCEAILSGRRQAATALELMRSRYVAFTKANGAYLMGSHHSETRPVKERISIEKWARSVNWVSLTILSTEADEATDEAGKVEFRALYTENGNLEQIHENSLFKRENGKWVYHSGIHY; encoded by the coding sequence ATGAATCGTTTATGTCTCTGTGGATCGAAGAAAGAAATCAGTACATGTTGTGAAGCTATTCTTTCGGGTAGGCGACAAGCTGCAACTGCACTGGAACTGATGCGTTCGCGATACGTGGCGTTTACGAAAGCCAATGGTGCTTATCTGATGGGTAGTCACCATAGCGAAACGCGCCCCGTAAAAGAGCGCATTTCCATCGAAAAGTGGGCTCGGTCAGTAAATTGGGTGAGCCTAACGATCCTGTCAACCGAAGCCGACGAAGCCACAGACGAGGCCGGGAAAGTTGAGTTTCGTGCCCTTTACACGGAAAATGGGAACCTGGAACAAATACACGAAAATTCACTTTTCAAGCGAGAAAATGGGAAATGGGTTTACCACTCGGGCATTCATTATTAA
- a CDS encoding alkaline phosphatase family protein, giving the protein MLNRLQTLLILVFILSSFPVFPQQIPVNQSDQTRLVVVINVEQMRTDYISRFWNQFQQGGFRRLMNEGTVCSNTSMDLHIKKNITGVPTLFTGVYPARHGIVNDSWYDRLREKEVSALEDNYYITVGSDSEEGQISSANLLMPTIGDVFKLNSQNEAKVFSVALNAGSAILSAGHAADGAYWMDELTGHMISTSYFVDQFPDWARTFNDKRFADLYLDRDWTTLLPATSYTESLEDDYILEPGYYQKWNTFPYNLKKLKDRAGNYKVLKTTPFGNTMVKDFALSLVDAERLGQDYVPDLLALNFSSMDYEQGAFSPNSVEIEDLYLRLDRNLEHLLNFLDQKVGRNRYLVVLSSACSTNYPVAYLKEEFNMPVGFVAPKSMIALLKSFLNISYGQGEWVEFVTDQQIYLNRDLIEKNGLELGDVQRKAASFINQFEGIKLSLPSVDFERGDYLRSQLATIADSYNLKRSGDVLFMLEDGWQPQYKFKRTIYTDNARIPLIWFGKGVQKRTTINPVDGVDVVPTLLNLLGFDIPDYCIGKVILEVSQ; this is encoded by the coding sequence ATGCTGAATCGATTGCAGACGCTTTTAATACTGGTTTTTATATTGAGCTCATTTCCTGTTTTTCCGCAACAAATTCCTGTCAATCAATCCGACCAGACTCGATTGGTTGTTGTGATTAATGTGGAGCAAATGCGTACCGATTACATCAGTCGGTTTTGGAATCAGTTTCAGCAAGGCGGATTTCGCAGGTTGATGAACGAAGGAACGGTTTGTAGCAATACATCAATGGATCTACACATCAAAAAGAACATTACCGGAGTACCAACACTTTTTACCGGCGTTTACCCGGCTCGCCACGGAATTGTAAACGATAGCTGGTACGACCGCTTGCGGGAAAAGGAAGTAAGTGCTCTTGAAGACAACTATTACATTACAGTAGGAAGTGACTCGGAAGAAGGTCAGATTTCTTCTGCTAACCTGTTAATGCCAACCATTGGAGATGTATTCAAACTCAATTCGCAAAATGAAGCTAAGGTATTTTCGGTTGCACTTAATGCCGGGAGTGCCATTCTCTCGGCTGGCCATGCTGCCGACGGTGCTTATTGGATGGATGAATTAACCGGGCATATGATTAGTACGTCTTATTTTGTTGATCAATTTCCGGACTGGGCACGTACATTCAATGATAAGCGATTTGCCGACCTTTATTTGGATCGCGATTGGACAACTTTGCTTCCGGCAACGAGCTACACCGAAAGCCTGGAAGATGATTATATCTTGGAACCCGGGTATTATCAAAAGTGGAACACGTTTCCCTATAACCTTAAGAAATTAAAAGATCGAGCAGGGAATTATAAGGTGTTGAAGACGACACCATTCGGAAATACCATGGTGAAAGATTTTGCTTTATCTTTAGTTGATGCTGAACGGCTTGGGCAAGACTACGTTCCGGATTTGCTGGCTCTTAATTTTTCTTCGATGGATTATGAGCAAGGTGCTTTTAGCCCCAATTCGGTTGAAATAGAAGACTTGTATTTACGATTGGACAGAAACCTGGAACACCTGTTGAACTTTCTCGATCAGAAAGTAGGCAGAAACCGATATCTGGTTGTATTGAGTTCGGCTTGTTCAACAAATTATCCGGTTGCTTATTTAAAAGAAGAATTTAATATGCCTGTCGGTTTTGTTGCCCCCAAAAGCATGATAGCTCTTTTAAAATCATTTTTAAATATTAGCTATGGACAGGGTGAATGGGTTGAGTTTGTTACCGATCAGCAAATCTATCTAAATCGTGATCTGATTGAAAAAAACGGGCTTGAGTTGGGTGATGTCCAGCGAAAAGCAGCCTCCTTTATTAACCAATTCGAAGGAATAAAACTTTCGCTGCCCTCGGTTGATTTTGAGCGGGGTGATTACTTGAGAAGTCAGCTGGCAACGATTGCCGATTCATATAATTTGAAGAGATCGGGCGATGTGCTTTTTATGCTGGAAGATGGTTGGCAGCCGCAATATAAGTTCAAACGAACGATTTATACTGACAATGCCCGCATTCCTCTGATTTGGTTTGGTAAAGGAGTTCAAAAGCGAACAACCATTAACCCGGTTGATGGGGTGGATGTTGTGCCAACCCTACTAAATCTGTTGGGATTCGATATTCCCGACTATTGCATTGGCAAGGTTATACTGGAAGTTTCTCAGTAA
- a CDS encoding secondary thiamine-phosphate synthase enzyme YjbQ, whose translation MIEQKEIQLPKFRRGFHLITDIVTRELSDLPDKGLLHVLIKHTSAGITLNENADPSVRTDFESFVNKLIPENHPVYTHTYEGADDMPAHLKSSIIGAELTIPITNGRLNLGTWQGIYLGEYRDDGGSRKLVLTVYS comes from the coding sequence ATGATTGAACAGAAGGAAATACAATTACCAAAATTTAGAAGAGGCTTTCACTTGATAACAGACATAGTTACCCGTGAATTGTCCGATTTACCCGATAAAGGATTGCTACATGTTTTAATCAAGCATACCTCGGCGGGAATTACCTTAAATGAAAATGCCGATCCATCAGTCCGGACCGATTTTGAGTCGTTCGTGAACAAGCTCATTCCCGAAAATCATCCTGTGTACACCCACACTTACGAAGGCGCTGATGATATGCCGGCGCACCTTAAATCCTCAATTATTGGTGCTGAACTGACGATTCCGATTACCAACGGCCGGTTGAATCTTGGGACCTGGCAAGGCATTTACCTGGGCGAATATCGCGACGATGGAGGTTCTCGCAAATTGGTCTTGACAGTTTATAGCTAG
- a CDS encoding ACT domain-containing protein: MIIEQLSVFIEDKTGRLTEMTKILAENNINISAFSIADAADFGIVRMIVNNPIKAKRVLKENKFSVNITEVVCLVVPHESGGLYKALQILSKNNVPVDYMYAFALENKASVIIRSSSNDMIIKVLQEHKIELLKASDIYSI; the protein is encoded by the coding sequence ATGATAATAGAACAATTATCCGTTTTTATAGAAGACAAAACTGGTCGCTTAACCGAAATGACTAAAATTTTAGCCGAAAACAATATCAACATCTCGGCATTTAGTATTGCCGATGCAGCCGATTTTGGTATTGTGCGTATGATTGTAAATAATCCGATCAAGGCTAAACGGGTTCTGAAAGAGAACAAGTTTTCAGTGAATATTACTGAAGTAGTTTGTTTGGTAGTTCCTCATGAGTCGGGAGGATTATATAAAGCACTTCAAATACTATCTAAAAACAACGTACCTGTCGACTACATGTATGCTTTTGCATTGGAAAATAAAGCTTCTGTAATTATTCGATCCTCTTCTAACGATATGATAATAAAAGTTTTGCAAGAGCATAAAATAGAATTACTTAAAGCCAGCGATATTTATTCTATCTAA